A region from the Aphis gossypii isolate Hap1 chromosome 1, ASM2018417v2, whole genome shotgun sequence genome encodes:
- the LOC114127219 gene encoding xaa-Pro aminopeptidase 3-like isoform X1: MYPHTRLLCLSSYAGKLTEFWSNSRCIHQMSMKNIVKTPLVCGQPTEESHPHLVMKGELVPGIQKEEFMIRRRNLIESVLSTRKDFYHVIVIPSAIRQYMSDHIPYPFRQNTDFLYFSGCQETDCALVICGNSVDNFTSTLFLKPYDPQSELWNGPSTKAECAPLIFGVDDGKTLPQLSEFIMSELKGHNNCVIWYNQKQKVQSIVDRTVNNAAAENSIYLDDSLVEHCHKLRLYKSLAEQRLMRQSCQIASKAFIKAMMSTKPGSTEHKLYATLDYECRMGGAEYLAYPPVVATGNNANTLHYIDNKQKIKDGDLILVDAGCEYHGYSSDISRTWPASGWFSDAQKTLYEATLCVQKELIDMCQERPSLDTLYEAMCFKLGKALAAAHVFKKNVDPSELNMLARALCPHHVSHYLGMDVHDIGTVKKSIKTEPGFIITVEPGVYVSKNNIRVHEEFLGLGIRIEDDVLITENSIEVLSEDCPKEIEDIEKIMYNQSK; the protein is encoded by the exons aaaacacCATTAGTTTGTGGTCAACCAACAGAGGAATCTCATCCCCATTTAGTGATGAAGGGTGAA cTTGTCCCCGGTATACAAAAAGAAGAATTTATGATTAGAAGGCGCAATTTAATAGAATCTGTATTGAGTACGAGGAAAGATTTTTACCACGTAATTGTTATACCGTCAGCTATTAGGCAATATATGTCTGACCATATTCCATATCCGTTTAGACAAAATacagattttttatattttagtggaTGCCAAGAAACTGACTGTGCTTTGGTTATATGTGGTAATTCTGTTGATAACTTTACTTCAACTCTGTTTCTTAAGCCTTATGATCCTCAGTCTGAGTTGTGGAATGGACCTAGTACAA AAGCTGAGTGTGCACCATTAATTTTTGGTGTTGATGATGGCAAAACATTACCACAGCTTTCAGAATTCATAATGTCTGAACTTAAAGggcataataattgtgttatatGGTACAATCAAAAGCAAAAAGTCCAAAGTATTGTTGATAGGACTGTTAATAATGCTGCTGcagaaaattcaatttat tTAGATGATAGTTTGGTCGAGCATTGTCACAAATTACGCTTGTATAAGTCATTAGCTGAACAAAGGTTAATGCGACAAAGTTGTCAAATAGCTTCTAAAGCATTTATTAAAGCAATGATGTCAACAAAACCAGGGTCTACGGAACATAAACTGTATGCTACACTAGACTATGAATGTCGAATGGGTGGAGCTGAATATCTAGCTTATCCTCCAGTGGTTGCCACTGGAAATAATGCTAATACATTGCATTACATtgacaataaacaaaaaatcaagGATGGAGATTTAATTCTTGTGGATGCTG GCTGTGAATATCATGGATACTCGAGTGATATATCTCGGACATGGCCAGCAAGTGGATGGTTTTCTGACGCTCAAAAGACATTATATGAAGCTACTCTATGTGTTCAAAAAGAATTGATTGACATGTGTCAAGAACGTCCATCATTAGACACATTGTATGAAGccatgtgttttaaattaggaAAAGCCTTGGCAGCAGCccatgtgtttaaaaaaaatgttgatccTTCAGAGTTAAATatg ttGGCCCGTGCATTGTGCCCTCATCATGTTAGTCATTATTTGGGGATGGATGTACATGATATTGGTACAgtcaaaaaaagtattaagacAGAGCCTGGTTTTATCATCACAGTAGAACCAG gtgtttatgtaagtaaaaataatataagagttCATGAAGAATTCCTTGGATTGGGTATACGAATAGAAGATGATGTGTTGATTACTGAAAACAGTATTGAGGTGTTAAGTGAAGATTGTCCTAAAGAAATAGaagatattgaaaaaatcatgtataatcaatcaaaatga
- the LOC114127219 gene encoding xaa-Pro aminopeptidase 3-like isoform X2, translated as MIRRRNLIESVLSTRKDFYHVIVIPSAIRQYMSDHIPYPFRQNTDFLYFSGCQETDCALVICGNSVDNFTSTLFLKPYDPQSELWNGPSTKAECAPLIFGVDDGKTLPQLSEFIMSELKGHNNCVIWYNQKQKVQSIVDRTVNNAAAENSIYLDDSLVEHCHKLRLYKSLAEQRLMRQSCQIASKAFIKAMMSTKPGSTEHKLYATLDYECRMGGAEYLAYPPVVATGNNANTLHYIDNKQKIKDGDLILVDAGCEYHGYSSDISRTWPASGWFSDAQKTLYEATLCVQKELIDMCQERPSLDTLYEAMCFKLGKALAAAHVFKKNVDPSELNMLARALCPHHVSHYLGMDVHDIGTVKKSIKTEPGFIITVEPGVYVSKNNIRVHEEFLGLGIRIEDDVLITENSIEVLSEDCPKEIEDIEKIMYNQSK; from the exons ATGATTAGAAGGCGCAATTTAATAGAATCTGTATTGAGTACGAGGAAAGATTTTTACCACGTAATTGTTATACCGTCAGCTATTAGGCAATATATGTCTGACCATATTCCATATCCGTTTAGACAAAATacagattttttatattttagtggaTGCCAAGAAACTGACTGTGCTTTGGTTATATGTGGTAATTCTGTTGATAACTTTACTTCAACTCTGTTTCTTAAGCCTTATGATCCTCAGTCTGAGTTGTGGAATGGACCTAGTACAA AAGCTGAGTGTGCACCATTAATTTTTGGTGTTGATGATGGCAAAACATTACCACAGCTTTCAGAATTCATAATGTCTGAACTTAAAGggcataataattgtgttatatGGTACAATCAAAAGCAAAAAGTCCAAAGTATTGTTGATAGGACTGTTAATAATGCTGCTGcagaaaattcaatttat tTAGATGATAGTTTGGTCGAGCATTGTCACAAATTACGCTTGTATAAGTCATTAGCTGAACAAAGGTTAATGCGACAAAGTTGTCAAATAGCTTCTAAAGCATTTATTAAAGCAATGATGTCAACAAAACCAGGGTCTACGGAACATAAACTGTATGCTACACTAGACTATGAATGTCGAATGGGTGGAGCTGAATATCTAGCTTATCCTCCAGTGGTTGCCACTGGAAATAATGCTAATACATTGCATTACATtgacaataaacaaaaaatcaagGATGGAGATTTAATTCTTGTGGATGCTG GCTGTGAATATCATGGATACTCGAGTGATATATCTCGGACATGGCCAGCAAGTGGATGGTTTTCTGACGCTCAAAAGACATTATATGAAGCTACTCTATGTGTTCAAAAAGAATTGATTGACATGTGTCAAGAACGTCCATCATTAGACACATTGTATGAAGccatgtgttttaaattaggaAAAGCCTTGGCAGCAGCccatgtgtttaaaaaaaatgttgatccTTCAGAGTTAAATatg ttGGCCCGTGCATTGTGCCCTCATCATGTTAGTCATTATTTGGGGATGGATGTACATGATATTGGTACAgtcaaaaaaagtattaagacAGAGCCTGGTTTTATCATCACAGTAGAACCAG gtgtttatgtaagtaaaaataatataagagttCATGAAGAATTCCTTGGATTGGGTATACGAATAGAAGATGATGTGTTGATTACTGAAAACAGTATTGAGGTGTTAAGTGAAGATTGTCCTAAAGAAATAGaagatattgaaaaaatcatgtataatcaatcaaaatga